One Thauera sp. K11 DNA window includes the following coding sequences:
- the amrS gene encoding AmmeMemoRadiSam system radical SAM enzyme — MHYPGRYWHKLDDGRIQCDLCPRYCKLHDDQRGACFVRMREGDGIVLTTYGRSSGFCIDPIEKKPLNHFYPGTSVFSFGTAGCNLACKFCQNWDISKSRDMDRLMDAASPQEIADTAARHGCASVAFTYNDPVIFAEYAMDTADACHALGLKTVAVTAGYITELARGDFYAGMDAANVDLKGFTDDFYVKLCGAHLQPVLDTLMWLRRETGVWVEITTLLIPGHNDSDAELEALTRWVHKELGAEVPLHFSAFHPDFKLDDIPPTPPATLTRARRIALANGLRHVYTGNVHDMEGGTTFCTGCGKPLIVRDWYEIRDYRVTPQGTCPDCGTALAGRFGRYGPAFGAQRVPVAIHRGL; from the coding sequence ATGCACTACCCCGGGCGCTACTGGCACAAGCTCGACGACGGCCGCATCCAGTGCGACCTGTGCCCGCGCTACTGCAAGCTGCACGACGACCAGCGCGGCGCCTGTTTCGTGCGCATGCGCGAAGGCGACGGCATCGTGCTGACCACCTACGGCCGCAGCTCCGGCTTTTGCATCGATCCGATCGAGAAGAAGCCGCTCAACCACTTCTACCCGGGCACCAGCGTGTTCTCGTTCGGCACCGCCGGCTGCAACCTGGCGTGCAAGTTCTGCCAGAACTGGGACATCTCCAAGTCGCGCGACATGGACCGGCTGATGGACGCCGCCTCGCCGCAGGAGATCGCCGACACGGCGGCGCGCCATGGATGCGCCAGCGTCGCCTTCACCTACAACGACCCGGTGATCTTCGCCGAATATGCGATGGACACGGCCGACGCCTGCCATGCCCTCGGCCTGAAGACGGTCGCCGTCACCGCGGGCTACATCACCGAACTCGCACGCGGCGATTTCTACGCCGGGATGGACGCCGCCAACGTGGACCTGAAAGGCTTCACCGACGACTTCTACGTCAAGCTGTGCGGCGCGCACCTCCAGCCGGTGCTCGACACCCTCATGTGGCTGCGCCGCGAGACCGGCGTCTGGGTCGAGATCACCACGCTGCTGATCCCCGGCCACAACGACTCCGATGCCGAACTCGAAGCCCTGACGCGCTGGGTGCACAAGGAACTGGGCGCCGAGGTGCCGCTGCACTTCAGCGCCTTCCACCCCGACTTCAAGCTCGACGACATCCCGCCCACGCCGCCGGCCACGCTCACCCGCGCGCGCCGCATCGCGCTCGCCAACGGCCTCAGGCATGTCTACACCGGCAACGTCCACGACATGGAAGGCGGCACCACCTTCTGTACCGGCTGCGGCAAGCCGCTGATCGTGCGCGACTGGTACGAGATCCGCGACTACCGGGTCACGCCGCAGGGCACCTGTCCCGATTGCGGCACGGCGCTGGCCGGCCGCTTCGGCCGCTACGGTCCGGCCTTCGGCGCGCAGCGCGTTCCCGTCGCCATCCACCGCGGCCTGTGA
- the corA gene encoding magnesium/cobalt transporter CorA produces the protein MLINCVAYQRGHKLADIPVEDISEYLAKPDCFVWVALKDATPEELAKMKAEFGLHELAVEDANHGHQRPKVEEYDDELFVVMHLIDERDGKLEAGEVHVFAGHNYILSVRNGSKRDFLGVRARCEREPKMLAQGSGYVLYALMDAVVDRYFPIIDKLETELEALEERIFTKGAARSNIRRLYRLKLKVTQLKHAVTPLMDATGKLHSGRVPEVCVRSRHYFRDVYDHLSRLNTTLDGIRDTIATAIQVNLSMVAIDQTEIGKRLAAWAGIFAVATACAGIWGMNFTHMPELQWEYGYPMALGIIATLSGVLYWQFKKARWL, from the coding sequence ATGCTGATCAACTGCGTCGCCTACCAGCGCGGCCACAAGCTCGCCGACATTCCCGTCGAGGACATCAGCGAATACCTGGCCAAACCGGACTGCTTCGTCTGGGTCGCGCTCAAGGACGCCACCCCGGAAGAACTGGCGAAGATGAAGGCGGAGTTCGGCCTGCACGAACTCGCCGTCGAGGACGCCAACCACGGTCATCAACGGCCCAAGGTCGAGGAATACGACGACGAACTCTTCGTCGTGATGCACCTCATCGACGAGCGCGACGGCAAGCTCGAAGCGGGCGAAGTGCATGTGTTCGCCGGGCACAACTACATCCTGTCGGTGCGCAACGGCAGCAAGCGCGACTTCCTCGGCGTGCGCGCCCGCTGCGAGCGCGAACCGAAGATGCTGGCGCAAGGCTCGGGCTACGTGCTGTACGCGCTGATGGACGCGGTGGTCGACCGCTACTTCCCCATCATCGACAAGCTCGAAACCGAACTCGAAGCGCTCGAGGAGCGCATCTTCACCAAGGGCGCCGCGCGCTCCAACATCCGCCGCCTGTACCGGCTCAAGCTCAAGGTCACCCAGCTCAAGCACGCCGTCACCCCGCTGATGGATGCCACGGGCAAGCTGCACAGTGGCCGCGTGCCCGAGGTGTGCGTGCGCAGCCGGCACTATTTCCGCGACGTCTACGACCACCTCAGCCGGCTCAACACGACGCTCGACGGCATCCGCGACACCATCGCCACCGCCATCCAGGTCAACCTGTCGATGGTCGCCATCGACCAGACCGAGATCGGCAAGCGGCTCGCCGCCTGGGCGGGCATCTTCGCCGTCGCCACCGCCTGCGCCGGCATCTGGGGCATGAATTTCACCCACATGCCCGAACTGCAGTGGGAATACGGCTACCCGATGGCACTGGGCATCATCGCCACCCTGAGCGGCGTGCTGTACTGGCAGTTCAAGAAGGCCCGCTGGCTGTAG
- the mfd gene encoding transcription-repair coupling factor, translated as MPSPLDSLLPSLALLALPKPGARFDLPPLAGSADALAIAQLASRGRMLLVVTANPLDAQRLQDEIGWAAPGLRLHLLPDWETLPYDSFSPHQDLISERLSTLYAISRGEADVVLVPASTALYRMAPPSYLAAYTFFLQQGRRLDVDQFRAQMAVAGYTHVTQVVSPGEFSVRGGLVDLFPMGSPLPYRIDLFDDEIESIKTFDPDTQRTVYPVPEIRLLPAREFPLDDKGRAHFRSRFRETFEGDPTRAAIYKDVSNGIAPAGIEYYLPLFFDETATLFDYLPADVPVLLHRDVPGAIAEFWRDTRSRHDLLKGDRTRPVLPPEQLFLTDEAFFVALKDRPRLTLNQGTGDALAAPLPELAVERKATDPLHKLKAFRDAFDGRVLLLADSPGRRETMAEYLAEYGLRPVAGSDFTAFVDSGERFALGVAPLAGGFVLPGAGLAVVTETELYAATARSRVRRDGRKAATMEGWLRDLSELKVGDPVVHVSHGIGRYLGLLHMNLGEGDTEFLHLEYNGGDKLYVPVSQLHVITRYAGADPEAVELHRLGSGQWEKAKKKAAMQVRDTAAELLALYAQRAARPGHRFDFRQHDLEAFAEGFGFETTPDQQTAIDAVLTDMRSGLPMDRLVCGDVGFGKTEVALRAAFIAVSDGKQVVVLCPTTLLAEQHYQTFADRFADWPVKIAELSRFKSAREQAEALQQLSEGKVDIIIGTHRLLQKDVVFKRLGLVVIDEEHRFGVRQKEALKALRSEVDILTLTATPIPRTLGLAMEGLREFSVIATAPQKRLAIKTFVQPSSRGVIREAVLREFKRGGQVYFLHNEVDTIDNMRHDLEELLPEARIVVGHGQLPERELERVMRDFTQQRANLLLCTTIIETGINIPTANTIIINRADRFGLAQLHQLRGRVGRSHHQAYAYLLTDAHAKPTAQAQKRLEAIAMMEELGSGFYLAMHDLEIRGAGEVLGENQSGEIQQVGFSLYTEMLKRAVKDLQAGKEPDLSQPLEVVSEINLHTPALLPTDYCPDVQERLTLYKRLANCDSEDDLRALREELIDRFGELAPQTLALVETHRLRLLVKDYGVQKLDASDAQITVQFAKDAPIDPVKVIMLIQKDRNTRMSGPEKLVRRASLPDLPQRVKAVRDLLDAVKA; from the coding sequence ATGCCATCCCCGCTCGATTCGCTGCTGCCCTCTCTCGCCCTCCTCGCACTGCCCAAGCCGGGCGCCCGTTTCGACCTGCCACCGCTGGCGGGGTCCGCCGATGCGCTGGCCATCGCGCAGCTCGCCAGCCGGGGGCGGATGCTGCTGGTCGTCACCGCGAATCCGCTCGACGCCCAGCGCCTGCAGGACGAGATCGGATGGGCCGCGCCCGGCCTGCGCCTGCACCTGCTGCCCGACTGGGAGACCCTGCCCTACGACAGCTTCTCGCCGCACCAGGACCTCATCTCCGAGCGCCTGTCCACGCTGTACGCGATCAGCCGCGGCGAAGCCGACGTGGTGCTGGTGCCCGCCTCCACCGCCCTGTACCGCATGGCGCCGCCCTCCTACCTGGCCGCGTACACCTTCTTCCTGCAGCAGGGCAGGCGGCTGGACGTCGACCAGTTCCGTGCGCAGATGGCGGTCGCCGGCTACACGCACGTCACCCAGGTGGTGAGCCCGGGCGAGTTCTCGGTGCGCGGCGGGCTGGTGGACCTGTTCCCGATGGGCTCGCCGCTGCCCTACCGCATCGACCTCTTCGACGACGAGATCGAGAGCATCAAGACCTTCGATCCGGACACCCAGCGCACGGTGTATCCGGTGCCGGAGATCCGCCTGCTGCCGGCGCGCGAATTCCCGCTCGACGACAAGGGCCGCGCGCATTTCCGCAGCCGCTTCCGCGAAACCTTCGAGGGCGACCCGACGCGCGCGGCCATCTACAAGGACGTGTCGAACGGCATCGCGCCGGCCGGCATCGAGTACTACCTGCCGCTGTTCTTCGACGAAACCGCCACGCTGTTCGACTACCTGCCCGCCGACGTGCCGGTGCTGCTGCACCGCGACGTGCCGGGCGCGATCGCCGAATTCTGGCGCGACACGCGCTCGCGCCACGACCTGCTCAAAGGCGACCGCACGCGGCCGGTGCTGCCGCCCGAGCAGCTCTTCCTGACCGACGAAGCCTTCTTCGTCGCGCTCAAGGACCGGCCGCGCCTGACGCTGAACCAAGGCACCGGCGACGCCCTCGCCGCCCCGCTGCCCGAACTGGCGGTGGAACGCAAGGCCACCGACCCGCTGCACAAGCTCAAAGCCTTCCGCGATGCCTTCGACGGCCGCGTGCTGCTGCTGGCGGACTCCCCCGGCCGACGCGAGACGATGGCCGAATACCTGGCCGAATACGGCCTCAGGCCGGTGGCCGGCAGCGATTTCACCGCCTTCGTGGACTCGGGCGAACGCTTCGCCCTCGGCGTCGCGCCGCTCGCCGGCGGTTTCGTGCTGCCCGGGGCCGGGCTCGCCGTCGTCACCGAGACCGAACTCTACGCCGCCACCGCCCGCAGCCGCGTCCGCCGCGACGGGCGCAAGGCCGCCACGATGGAGGGCTGGCTGCGCGACCTCTCCGAACTCAAGGTCGGCGATCCGGTGGTGCATGTGTCGCACGGCATCGGCCGCTACCTCGGCCTGCTGCACATGAACCTCGGCGAGGGCGACACCGAGTTCCTGCACCTGGAATACAACGGCGGCGACAAGCTCTACGTGCCGGTATCGCAACTGCACGTGATCACCCGCTACGCCGGCGCCGACCCGGAAGCGGTGGAACTGCACCGGCTCGGCTCCGGCCAGTGGGAAAAGGCGAAGAAGAAGGCGGCGATGCAGGTGCGCGACACCGCGGCCGAACTGCTGGCGCTGTACGCGCAGCGCGCCGCGCGCCCCGGCCACCGCTTCGACTTCCGCCAGCACGATCTCGAAGCCTTCGCCGAGGGTTTCGGCTTCGAAACCACGCCCGACCAGCAGACGGCCATCGACGCGGTGCTTACCGACATGAGATCGGGCCTGCCGATGGACCGCCTGGTGTGCGGCGACGTCGGCTTCGGCAAGACCGAAGTCGCGCTGCGCGCCGCCTTCATCGCGGTGTCGGACGGCAAGCAGGTGGTCGTGCTGTGCCCCACCACGCTGCTGGCCGAACAGCACTACCAGACCTTTGCCGACCGCTTCGCCGACTGGCCGGTGAAGATCGCCGAACTATCGCGCTTCAAGTCCGCCAGGGAGCAGGCCGAGGCGCTGCAGCAGCTCTCCGAAGGCAAGGTCGACATCATCATCGGCACCCACCGCCTGCTGCAGAAGGACGTGGTGTTCAAGCGCCTGGGGCTGGTCGTCATCGACGAGGAACACCGCTTCGGCGTGCGCCAGAAGGAAGCGCTGAAGGCCCTGCGCAGCGAAGTCGACATCCTGACCCTGACGGCGACCCCCATCCCGCGCACCCTGGGCCTGGCGATGGAGGGCCTGCGCGAATTCTCGGTGATCGCCACCGCGCCGCAGAAGCGGCTGGCGATCAAGACCTTCGTCCAGCCCTCCAGCCGCGGCGTGATCCGCGAGGCGGTGCTGCGCGAATTCAAGCGCGGCGGCCAGGTGTACTTCCTGCACAACGAGGTCGACACCATCGACAACATGCGCCACGACCTCGAAGAACTGCTCCCCGAGGCGCGCATCGTCGTCGGCCACGGCCAGTTGCCGGAACGCGAACTCGAACGCGTGATGCGCGACTTCACCCAGCAGCGCGCCAACCTGCTGCTGTGCACGACGATCATCGAGACCGGCATCAACATCCCGACGGCCAACACCATCATCATCAACCGCGCCGACCGCTTCGGGCTGGCCCAGTTGCACCAGTTGCGCGGCCGCGTCGGCCGCTCGCACCACCAGGCGTACGCCTACCTGCTCACCGACGCGCACGCCAAGCCCACCGCGCAGGCGCAAAAGCGCCTGGAGGCGATCGCGATGATGGAAGAGCTGGGCTCCGGCTTCTACCTGGCGATGCACGACCTCGAGATCCGCGGCGCCGGCGAGGTGCTGGGCGAGAATCAGTCCGGCGAAATCCAGCAGGTGGGCTTCAGCCTCTATACCGAGATGCTCAAGCGCGCGGTGAAGGACCTGCAGGCCGGCAAGGAGCCCGACCTGTCGCAGCCGCTGGAAGTGGTGTCCGAGATCAACCTGCACACCCCCGCGCTGCTGCCCACCGACTACTGCCCCGACGTGCAGGAGCGCCTGACGCTGTACAAGCGCCTGGCCAACTGCGACTCCGAGGACGATCTGCGCGCGCTGCGCGAGGAACTGATCGACCGCTTCGGCGAACTCGCGCCGCAGACCCTGGCGCTGGTCGAAACCCACCGCCTGCGCCTGCTGGTGAAAGACTACGGCGTGCAGAAACTTGATGCCTCGGACGCGCAGATCACCGTGCAGTTCGCCAAGGACGCACCGATCGACCCGGTGAAGGTCATCATGCTGATCCAGAAGGATCGCAACACGCGGATGAGCGGCCCCGAGAAGCTCGTGCGCCGCGCCAGCCTGCCGGACCTGCCGCAGCGGGTGAAGGCGGTCAGGGATCTGCTCGACGCGGTGAAAGCCTGA
- a CDS encoding dienelactone hydrolase family protein encodes MKLRNTLISIPTSGVWLDGRLAHAPDVRGLALLPAADGYHPPNVEGSRLPAALHEAGFATMTLNLLTRHEAARDPDAGFNVSRLTTRLLAAIDWIEHQPPLAGQPLGLVAGGTTCGALIRAAGSVPDRIAAMVCLAGRPDLAGAAPLRALTVPTRFIVSPADPHASIARHAFALIPRTVADWHEVPADDPRPAAIAAAQWLASHLPVTGPA; translated from the coding sequence GTGAAGCTGCGCAATACCCTGATCAGCATCCCCACCTCGGGCGTCTGGCTGGACGGCAGGCTCGCGCATGCCCCCGATGTGCGCGGCCTCGCGCTGCTGCCCGCCGCCGACGGCTACCACCCGCCGAACGTCGAGGGCTCGCGGCTGCCGGCCGCGCTGCACGAAGCCGGTTTCGCGACCATGACGCTGAACCTGCTGACGCGCCATGAAGCGGCCCGCGACCCGGATGCCGGCTTCAACGTATCGAGGCTCACCACCCGCCTGCTTGCCGCCATCGACTGGATCGAGCATCAGCCGCCGCTGGCCGGCCAGCCCCTCGGCCTGGTCGCGGGCGGCACCACCTGCGGTGCGCTGATCCGCGCCGCCGGCAGCGTCCCCGACCGCATCGCGGCGATGGTGTGCCTGGCTGGCCGGCCGGATCTCGCCGGCGCGGCGCCGCTGCGCGCACTCACCGTGCCGACCCGCTTCATCGTCAGCCCCGCCGACCCCCACGCCTCGATCGCCCGACACGCCTTCGCGCTGATACCGCGGACGGTGGCGGACTGGCACGAGGTACCCGCCGACGATCCGCGCCCGGCCGCCATCGCCGCCGCGCAATGGCTGGCCTCGCACCTGCCGGTGACGGGCCCCGCCTGA
- the amrA gene encoding AmmeMemoRadiSam system protein A has product MNRDSTDLGATLLTLARQAIAHHLGLGPAPLISDDPRLHARGATFVTLTLDGELRGCIGSLRRQRPLGEDVVANAVAAASEDPRFAPLPAGEFDDVHVGVSLLSEPEFIDFTDEADLLRQLRPHHDGLILFSGCGSATFLPQVWEQLPEPRNFLAALKRKAGMPAERPVDGLMAARYAVEKWEEAVREA; this is encoded by the coding sequence ATGAATCGAGACAGCACTGACCTGGGCGCCACCCTGCTGACGCTCGCGCGCCAGGCGATCGCGCACCACCTCGGCCTCGGCCCGGCGCCCCTGATTAGCGACGACCCCCGGCTGCACGCGCGCGGCGCCACCTTCGTCACGCTCACCCTGGACGGCGAACTGCGCGGCTGCATCGGCAGCCTGCGCCGCCAGCGGCCGCTGGGCGAGGACGTCGTCGCCAACGCCGTCGCCGCGGCGAGCGAGGACCCGCGCTTTGCGCCGCTGCCGGCGGGCGAGTTCGACGATGTGCACGTCGGCGTGTCGCTGCTTTCCGAACCGGAGTTCATCGATTTCACCGACGAGGCCGACCTGCTGCGCCAGTTGCGCCCGCACCACGACGGACTCATCCTGTTTTCCGGCTGCGGCAGCGCAACCTTCCTGCCGCAGGTGTGGGAGCAACTGCCCGAGCCGCGGAACTTCCTCGCCGCGCTCAAGCGCAAGGCCGGCATGCCGGCCGAACGGCCGGTGGACGGCTTGATGGCGGCACGCTACGCCGTCGAGAAATGGGAGGAAGCCGTGAGGGAGGCATGA
- a CDS encoding MgtC/SapB family protein, with amino-acid sequence MPFSTPVVTDQIEAFLIAIGIGMLIGLERERIPSARAGLRTFGLIGMFGALSALLGQHLDSVAPFAAGLLIVGATIIAAYLRHPDPSDPGTTSVAALLICYCLGAATWLGFAELAVMLAVGTTVLLYFKAQLRGVATRLEPRDWISILQFGVLSLVILPILPNREFGPYGALNPYQLWWMVVLISGVGLAGYAALQLVGPRYGTAFVGVFGGLASSTATTMVYSREARAQPEMASVAALVILLANLVMVVRVAVIAVVVAPGVIGMLSTPLLLALVLGLGAVAWYWRRLGEGGELVLPATGNPTELRTALGFGAVYALVLLCSAWLSDRAGNSGLYVFAMVSGLTDVDAITLSTLRLYSLDKLVLQPTVIAVVLGMVANLGFKTAMTFAIGGRGLGWRTLPGLAAVALGLGLGVAWRMLG; translated from the coding sequence ATGCCATTCTCGACACCGGTGGTGACGGACCAGATCGAGGCTTTCCTGATCGCGATCGGCATCGGCATGCTGATCGGACTCGAGCGCGAACGCATTCCGTCGGCGCGCGCCGGCCTGCGGACCTTCGGCCTCATCGGCATGTTCGGCGCGCTGTCGGCACTGCTGGGGCAGCACCTGGACAGCGTCGCCCCGTTCGCCGCCGGCCTGCTGATCGTGGGCGCCACCATCATCGCGGCCTATCTCCGCCACCCCGACCCGTCGGACCCCGGCACGACCTCGGTCGCCGCCCTGCTCATCTGCTACTGCCTGGGCGCAGCCACCTGGCTGGGTTTCGCCGAGCTTGCCGTCATGCTCGCCGTGGGCACCACCGTCCTGCTGTACTTCAAGGCGCAACTGCGCGGGGTGGCCACGCGGCTCGAACCGCGCGACTGGATCTCCATCCTGCAGTTCGGCGTGCTGTCGCTCGTCATCCTGCCCATCCTGCCCAACAGGGAATTCGGCCCCTACGGCGCGCTGAACCCGTATCAGTTGTGGTGGATGGTGGTCCTCATCTCGGGCGTCGGCCTCGCCGGCTATGCGGCGCTGCAACTGGTCGGGCCGCGATACGGCACGGCCTTCGTCGGCGTCTTTGGCGGGCTGGCCTCCAGCACGGCGACGACCATGGTGTATTCGCGCGAGGCACGGGCCCAGCCGGAAATGGCTTCGGTCGCGGCACTCGTCATCCTGCTCGCCAACCTGGTCATGGTGGTGCGCGTCGCCGTGATCGCGGTGGTGGTCGCACCCGGGGTGATCGGGATGCTGTCCACGCCGTTGCTGCTGGCGCTGGTGCTCGGGCTGGGCGCCGTCGCATGGTACTGGCGCCGCCTCGGCGAAGGCGGCGAACTCGTCCTGCCGGCCACCGGCAACCCGACCGAACTGCGCACCGCCCTGGGCTTCGGCGCGGTCTACGCACTCGTGCTGCTGTGCTCCGCCTGGCTGTCGGACCGCGCCGGCAACAGCGGCCTCTACGTATTCGCGATGGTCTCGGGCCTGACCGACGTGGATGCGATCACGCTGTCCACGCTGCGCCTGTACTCGCTGGACAAGCTGGTGCTCCAGCCCACGGTGATCGCCGTGGTGCTGGGCATGGTCGCCAACCTCGGCTTCAAGACGGCGATGACCTTCGCGATCGGCGGTCGCGGGCTGGGCTGGCGCACCTTGCCGGGCCTGGCCGCCGTGGCGCTCGGCCTGGGCCTGGGCGTGGCATGGCGCATGCTCGGTTGA
- a CDS encoding SlyX family protein, producing the protein MEDRLEHLETKMMSAEDQLDELNRTVWRQQQEIELLREHLRQLAQQLKTLQPGGPGRPEDEIPPHW; encoded by the coding sequence ATGGAAGACCGCCTCGAACACCTCGAAACCAAGATGATGTCCGCCGAGGACCAGCTCGACGAACTCAACCGCACGGTCTGGCGGCAGCAGCAGGAGATCGAACTGCTGCGCGAGCATCTGCGCCAGCTCGCGCAGCAGTTGAAGACCTTGCAGCCGGGCGGCCCCGGCCGGCCGGAAGACGAGATCCCGCCGCACTGGTAA
- the amrB gene encoding AmmeMemoRadiSam system protein B, translating into MANAPIRPAAVAGFFYPGDHRVLRTQLAEMLSAAVPLESVMPPKAIIVPHAGYIYSGPVAATAYAGIAPLRDRIRRVVLLGPAHRMAVAGFALPVAQTFATPLGEVPVCQADWAELQTRPDVVADDRPHAMEHCLEVQLPFLQTVLDSFRLVPLLVGGASDQAVAEVLESLWGGPETLIVISSDLSHFHSYRDARSLDGATVDQLLRLDGPLDHEQACGATPINGLVRVARRHGLRPQLLDLRNSGDTAGPRDSVVGYTSIAFFEQVPHESRQH; encoded by the coding sequence ATGGCCAATGCACCCATCCGTCCGGCCGCCGTCGCCGGATTCTTCTATCCCGGCGATCACCGCGTGCTGCGCACCCAACTGGCGGAAATGCTGTCCGCCGCCGTTCCGCTCGAGAGCGTGATGCCGCCCAAGGCGATCATCGTTCCCCATGCCGGCTACATCTACTCCGGCCCGGTCGCCGCCACCGCCTACGCCGGCATCGCGCCGCTGCGCGACCGCATCCGGCGGGTGGTGCTGCTCGGCCCCGCGCACCGCATGGCGGTGGCCGGCTTCGCCCTGCCGGTGGCGCAGACCTTCGCCACGCCGCTGGGCGAGGTGCCGGTCTGCCAGGCCGACTGGGCCGAACTGCAGACCCGGCCCGACGTCGTCGCCGACGACCGTCCGCACGCCATGGAACACTGCCTGGAGGTGCAACTGCCCTTCCTGCAGACGGTGCTCGACAGTTTCCGACTGGTACCGCTGCTGGTGGGCGGCGCAAGCGACCAGGCCGTCGCCGAGGTGCTCGAAAGCCTGTGGGGCGGGCCGGAGACGCTGATCGTCATCAGTTCCGACCTGTCGCACTTCCACTCCTACCGGGACGCGCGTTCGCTGGACGGCGCCACCGTGGACCAGTTGCTCCGGCTGGATGGCCCGCTCGACCATGAGCAAGCCTGCGGCGCGACGCCGATCAACGGCCTGGTCCGCGTCGCGCGCCGCCACGGACTGCGGCCCCAACTGCTCGACCTGCGCAACTCCGGCGACACCGCCGGCCCGCGCGACAGCGTGGTCGGCTACACCAGCATCGCCTTCTTCGAACAGGTTCCGCATGAATCGAGACAGCACTGA
- the tsaE gene encoding tRNA (adenosine(37)-N6)-threonylcarbamoyltransferase complex ATPase subunit type 1 TsaE, producing the protein MIDFIHPADDSEARLTAHLPAETDTVALGAALALALQPGLKIWLQGNLGSGKTTLTRGVLRALGHDGKVKSPTYTLIEPYTVSRLDLYHFDFYRFNSPDEYLDAGLDEYLSGDGVCLVEWPEKALPHLPPPDLEIVLRPEADGRRADIIGHTDAGQACLIELAKILRGATPGPVPG; encoded by the coding sequence ATGATCGACTTCATTCACCCCGCCGATGATAGCGAGGCGCGACTGACGGCGCACTTGCCGGCGGAAACCGACACCGTGGCCCTGGGCGCGGCGCTGGCACTCGCGCTGCAGCCGGGGCTGAAGATCTGGCTGCAGGGCAACCTCGGCAGCGGCAAGACCACCCTCACCCGTGGCGTGCTGCGTGCCCTCGGACACGACGGCAAGGTGAAAAGCCCCACTTACACCTTGATTGAACCTTACACCGTTTCTAGATTAGACTTATATCACTTTGATTTTTATCGTTTCAACTCGCCGGACGAATACCTCGACGCGGGCCTGGACGAATACTTGAGCGGGGACGGGGTGTGCCTCGTGGAATGGCCGGAGAAGGCCCTTCCCCACCTTCCGCCACCCGACCTCGAAATCGTCCTTCGGCCCGAGGCCGACGGACGGCGTGCCGACATCATCGGACATACGGATGCGGGGCAAGCATGTTTGATCGAACTGGCGAAGATATTGCGGGGCGCGACCCCGGGGCCCGTTCCGGGATGA
- the queG gene encoding tRNA epoxyqueuosine(34) reductase QueG, with product MNEVDHENLSLKADGGVALVGCIRQWAAELGFSAVGVAGVDLGDAEEGLAAWLEAGCHGEMDYMLRHGMKRARPAELVPGTLRVLSARMDYWPQAMPGEEVLADGTRAYVSRYALGRDYHKVLRNRLQKLAERIAEVAPHGYRVFTDSAPVLEVELGSRNGLGWRGKHTLLLERGVGSWFFLGEIFTDLPLPVDAPVSAHCGTCRACLDACPTGAIVAPYRVDARRCISYLTIELKGSIPEELRPLLGNRIYGCDDCQLVCPWNRFARISREPDFAPRHGLDAARLVELFAWTAADFAERTAGSAIHRIGHERWLRNIAVALGNAPASAEVIDALNARADDDSALVREHVAWALARHARAAAG from the coding sequence GTGAATGAAGTCGATCATGAAAACCTCTCGTTGAAGGCGGACGGCGGCGTGGCGCTCGTCGGGTGCATCCGGCAGTGGGCGGCCGAACTGGGCTTTTCCGCGGTCGGTGTGGCGGGCGTCGATCTCGGCGACGCTGAAGAAGGGCTTGCGGCATGGCTGGAAGCCGGCTGCCACGGCGAGATGGATTATATGTTGCGGCACGGCATGAAACGCGCGCGGCCGGCCGAGCTGGTGCCCGGCACGCTGCGGGTCCTCAGCGCACGCATGGACTACTGGCCGCAGGCGATGCCGGGCGAAGAGGTGCTGGCCGACGGCACGCGCGCCTACGTGTCGCGCTACGCACTCGGGCGCGACTACCACAAGGTGCTGCGCAACCGGCTGCAGAAGCTCGCCGAACGCATCGCCGAGGTGGCGCCGCACGGCTACCGCGTCTTCACCGACTCCGCGCCGGTGCTGGAAGTGGAGCTGGGCAGCCGCAACGGGCTGGGCTGGCGCGGCAAGCACACGCTGCTGCTCGAGCGCGGCGTCGGCTCGTGGTTCTTCCTCGGCGAGATCTTCACCGACCTGCCGCTGCCGGTGGATGCGCCGGTTTCCGCGCATTGCGGCACCTGCCGCGCCTGCCTGGACGCCTGTCCGACGGGCGCCATCGTCGCGCCGTACCGCGTCGATGCGCGGCGCTGCATCTCCTACCTCACGATCGAACTCAAGGGCTCCATCCCCGAGGAACTGCGTCCGCTGCTCGGCAACCGCATCTACGGCTGCGACGACTGCCAGCTCGTGTGCCCGTGGAACCGCTTCGCCCGTATCAGCCGCGAGCCGGACTTCGCGCCCCGGCACGGCCTCGATGCCGCCCGCCTCGTGGAGCTCTTCGCGTGGACCGCGGCCGATTTCGCCGAACGCACCGCCGGCAGCGCGATCCACCGCATCGGCCATGAACGCTGGCTGCGCAACATCGCCGTGGCGCTGGGAAACGCGCCGGCCTCCGCCGAAGTCATCGACGCCTTGAACGCGCGCGCCGACGACGATTCCGCCCTCGTGCGCGAGCACGTGGCATGGGCGCTTGCGCGCCACGCACGGGCCGCGGCCGGCTAG